The Mycolicibacterium hassiacum DSM 44199 genome includes a window with the following:
- a CDS encoding spirocyclase AveC family protein, producing the protein MSELSNKKPAVTESLSTPPGADQPAAPSSRRVKIWATAGGLILIFQAYVWIRWITGPYFTRVEPGPTDPPTFMKVALMIWQIGSPALFPVAIWWFIIRPWRRERRITLDGMIMVSTGLFFFQDPLLNYFNTWCTYNAWAFNRGSWAPHVPGWVSPERPGAQVAEPLGINVSGYAYGVLLCTILGCWVMRKAKERWPDLGTKGLIAVAAVWAYLFDFVMEGLVLMPLGMYTFPGAIQSLSINAGTYYQWPIYEGLMWGGVQASLCCLRYFTDDRGRTVVEKGLENIRGGFAKQQLVRFLAIFAAISSAFFVFYIIPAQWLAMHADPWPEDVQKRSYFTSGLCGDGTDRPCPNPALPIPTRHSGYIDTDGQLVLPEGVEMPAVIPHERNDRGE; encoded by the coding sequence ATGAGCGAGCTGTCGAACAAGAAGCCCGCCGTCACCGAATCACTCAGCACGCCACCGGGCGCCGATCAGCCGGCTGCGCCGTCGTCGCGGCGGGTGAAGATCTGGGCCACCGCGGGCGGGCTGATCCTGATCTTCCAGGCCTACGTGTGGATCCGCTGGATCACCGGCCCGTACTTCACCAGGGTGGAACCGGGGCCGACCGATCCGCCGACCTTCATGAAGGTGGCGTTGATGATCTGGCAGATCGGCTCGCCGGCCCTGTTCCCGGTGGCGATCTGGTGGTTCATCATCCGGCCGTGGCGACGCGAGCGCCGGATCACCCTCGACGGCATGATCATGGTCTCCACCGGCCTGTTCTTCTTCCAGGACCCGCTGCTCAACTACTTCAACACCTGGTGCACGTACAACGCCTGGGCGTTCAACCGGGGTTCGTGGGCGCCGCACGTCCCGGGCTGGGTGTCGCCCGAGCGGCCCGGTGCCCAGGTGGCCGAACCGTTGGGAATCAACGTCTCCGGCTACGCCTACGGCGTGTTGTTGTGCACCATCCTCGGTTGCTGGGTGATGCGCAAGGCCAAGGAGCGCTGGCCCGATCTGGGCACCAAGGGTCTCATCGCGGTAGCCGCGGTCTGGGCCTATCTCTTCGATTTCGTGATGGAGGGCCTGGTGCTGATGCCGCTGGGGATGTACACCTTCCCCGGCGCGATCCAATCGCTGTCGATCAACGCCGGCACCTACTACCAGTGGCCCATCTACGAGGGTCTGATGTGGGGCGGGGTCCAGGCGTCGCTGTGCTGTCTGCGGTACTTCACCGACGACCGCGGGCGCACCGTCGTCGAGAAGGGCCTGGAGAACATTCGCGGCGGCTTCGCCAAACAGCAGCTGGTCCGCTTCCTGGCCATCTTCGCCGCCATCAGCTCCGCGTTCTTCGTGTTCTACATCATCCCGGCGCAGTGGTTGGCCATGCATGCCGATCCGTGGCCGGAGGATGTGCAGAAGCGCTCGTACTTCACCTCGGGTCTGTGCGGCGACGGCACCGACCGGCCGTGCCCGAACCCGGCACTGCCGATTCCGACCCGGCACTCCGGCTACATCGACACCGACGGCCAACTGGTGTTGCCGGAAGGGGTCGAGATGCCGGCGGTGATCCCGCACGAGCGAAACGATCGGGGCGAATGA
- a CDS encoding CbbQ/NirQ/NorQ/GpvN family protein translates to MGDEVEVFRAAARRGVPVLLKGPTGCGKTRFVEAMAHELGRELITVAGHEDMTSADLVGRFLLKGGETVWVDGPLTRAVRTGAICYLDEIVEARQDTTVVIHPLADHRRQLPVDRLGTTLPAAPGFQLVISYNPGYQSVLKNIKESTRQRFVAIELGFPPPDVEAEVVAHEAAVDLDTARALVAVGNAIRDLDTASLGEVSSTRTLILAGVLAAEGLSLRRAVQAAIVETLSDDADVIRALGELVDAVLPRT, encoded by the coding sequence GTGGGTGATGAGGTCGAGGTGTTCCGAGCCGCGGCCCGCCGAGGCGTGCCGGTACTGCTCAAGGGGCCGACCGGCTGCGGGAAGACGCGGTTCGTCGAGGCGATGGCGCACGAGCTGGGCCGCGAGCTGATCACCGTCGCCGGCCACGAGGACATGACCTCGGCCGACCTGGTCGGGCGATTCCTGCTCAAGGGCGGGGAGACGGTGTGGGTGGACGGGCCGTTGACCCGGGCGGTGCGCACCGGTGCGATCTGCTACCTCGACGAGATCGTCGAGGCCCGCCAGGACACCACCGTCGTCATCCACCCGCTGGCCGACCACCGGCGCCAGTTGCCGGTGGACCGGTTGGGCACGACGCTGCCGGCGGCACCGGGATTTCAGCTGGTGATCTCGTACAACCCCGGCTACCAGAGCGTGCTGAAGAACATCAAGGAGTCGACGCGGCAGCGGTTCGTCGCCATCGAACTGGGCTTCCCACCGCCCGACGTCGAGGCGGAGGTGGTCGCGCACGAGGCGGCCGTCGACCTCGACACCGCCCGCGCGCTGGTTGCCGTGGGCAATGCGATCCGCGACCTCGACACCGCATCACTGGGCGAGGTGTCCTCGACGCGGACGCTGATCCTCGCCGGGGTGCTGGCCGCCGAAGGGCTCAGCCTGCGCCGCGCCGTGCAGGCGGCCATCGTCGAAACCCTCTCCGACGACGCCGACGTCATCCGTGCCCTCGGTGAACTCGTCGACGCCGTGCTACCGCGGACGTGA
- a CDS encoding nitric oxide reductase activation protein NorD has translation MTGDLDRFRFLAAFVAGHPVELAEAPPGQAPYTDRRTVFVSHGADPEQHRREVVLQCALLAAGSLAPDVVRRLRGRPGLARRYLAIEGRRALAELSRRLPLAAIWCTELPPADSSAAGSLDRARRSTAEPPEWFGIIKPSALLSAPAGTTTPARGNEQPSTLSFGDEDDDEDPEPGPPSTILRLFDNPLFNSQAVGDFLRRLLGTSRSTPSSDASSGGELRVGSVRRARKRPAEARPTPTRIHFTDEDRPGAAAGVGGALYPEWDVFRRRYRPDWCRVVDYPLRIPADVTAAAVPRDPVLHRRLAGIGLTPKALRRRPDGDDLDVGALVDLAVDLRCGHSPPENIYTEYRKAARDLGVLILLDASGSATDADPHGMAVHDHQRRAAATLAATLEELGDRVAVYAFRSDGRRAVHLAAIKTFDQRFGAAGRARLNQLRPSGYTRLGAAIRGAGEILKTQAGTTNRLLLVLSDGHAYDHGYAGTYATADTRRALAELRGDGVACLCLSLASDADGATLEKVFGSAGHAHAPSLAVLSPRMDELFLSALRELAVPRSGRGG, from the coding sequence GTGACCGGCGACCTCGATCGTTTCCGCTTCCTGGCGGCCTTCGTCGCCGGCCACCCGGTCGAGCTCGCCGAAGCCCCGCCGGGGCAGGCGCCCTACACCGATCGGCGGACCGTGTTCGTGTCGCACGGCGCCGACCCCGAACAGCACCGGCGGGAGGTGGTGCTGCAGTGTGCCCTGCTGGCCGCGGGCAGCCTGGCGCCCGACGTGGTTCGGCGGTTGCGCGGCCGGCCGGGGCTGGCACGGCGCTACCTGGCCATCGAAGGCCGTCGCGCGCTGGCCGAGTTGTCCCGCAGGTTGCCGCTCGCCGCGATCTGGTGCACGGAACTCCCGCCCGCTGACTCGTCTGCGGCGGGTTCACTGGATCGCGCCCGCAGATCGACGGCCGAGCCGCCCGAATGGTTCGGGATCATCAAACCGTCCGCGCTGCTGTCGGCACCTGCGGGCACGACGACACCGGCCCGCGGGAACGAACAGCCGTCGACGCTGTCTTTCGGCGACGAGGACGACGACGAGGACCCCGAGCCGGGCCCACCGAGCACGATCCTCAGACTCTTCGACAACCCGCTGTTCAATTCGCAGGCGGTCGGCGACTTTCTGCGCAGGCTGTTGGGCACCTCCCGCTCCACCCCGTCGTCGGACGCCAGCAGCGGCGGCGAACTGCGCGTCGGGAGCGTGCGGCGGGCACGGAAGCGCCCCGCCGAGGCCCGACCGACACCCACCCGCATCCACTTCACCGACGAGGACAGGCCCGGGGCCGCCGCGGGTGTGGGCGGGGCACTGTATCCGGAGTGGGACGTCTTTCGCCGCCGGTACCGGCCGGACTGGTGCCGGGTCGTCGACTACCCGCTGCGCATCCCCGCCGACGTGACGGCGGCCGCGGTGCCGCGCGACCCGGTGCTGCACCGCCGCCTCGCCGGGATCGGGTTGACGCCGAAGGCATTGCGGCGCAGACCCGACGGGGATGACCTGGACGTCGGGGCGCTCGTCGACCTCGCGGTCGATCTGCGGTGTGGTCATTCCCCGCCGGAGAACATCTACACCGAGTACCGCAAGGCAGCCCGCGACCTCGGCGTGCTGATCCTGCTCGACGCCTCCGGATCGGCCACCGATGCCGATCCGCACGGGATGGCGGTGCACGACCATCAGCGGCGAGCGGCAGCGACCCTGGCCGCCACCCTCGAGGAACTCGGTGACCGCGTCGCGGTCTACGCCTTCCGATCCGACGGCCGCCGGGCCGTACACCTAGCGGCGATCAAGACCTTCGACCAGCGCTTCGGCGCCGCCGGCCGGGCCCGGCTCAACCAGCTGCGGCCGTCGGGATACACCCGGCTGGGTGCGGCGATCCGCGGCGCCGGCGAGATCCTCAAGACCCAGGCGGGCACCACCAACCGGCTGCTGCTGGTGCTCTCCGACGGCCACGCCTACGACCACGGCTACGCGGGCACCTACGCCACCGCGGACACCCGCCGAGCGCTTGCCGAGCTGCGCGGCGACGGTGTTGCCTGCCTGTGTCTTTCGCTCGCCTCGGATGCCGACGGCGCGACGTTGGAGAAGGTGTTCGGCTCGGCCGGCCACGCCCACGCACCGAGCCTGGCGGTGCTGAGCCCCCGGATGGACGAACTGTTCCTCTCGGCGCTGCGGGAAC
- a CDS encoding TetR/AcrR family transcriptional regulator: MPERWTRERRLEHTRSLLLDAAEDVFAEKGFTAATLDDIAHAAGYTKGAIYKHFATKEELFLAVSDRYWRRYFDTFADVMRAAEQVGSRERDEIAARWRQLSRDRGAEHAALGLEFSLYLMRNPEARERVAAKRSEVVDKLAKYIVAGVNRLGGTLLIPARTFAQVLIATSDSVVLGSELDEVDLYRPVVDMYISAIKLP, translated from the coding sequence ATGCCCGAGCGGTGGACACGGGAACGGCGGCTGGAACACACCCGTTCGCTGCTGCTGGATGCCGCCGAGGACGTCTTCGCCGAAAAGGGGTTCACCGCCGCCACTCTCGATGACATCGCGCACGCCGCGGGCTACACGAAGGGCGCGATCTACAAACACTTCGCCACCAAGGAGGAGCTGTTTCTGGCCGTCAGTGACCGTTACTGGCGGCGCTACTTCGACACCTTCGCCGACGTGATGCGCGCGGCCGAGCAGGTCGGGTCGCGCGAGCGCGACGAGATCGCCGCACGCTGGCGCCAGTTGAGCCGCGACCGCGGGGCCGAACACGCCGCGCTCGGGCTCGAGTTCAGCCTGTATCTGATGCGCAATCCCGAGGCCCGGGAACGGGTGGCCGCCAAACGCTCCGAGGTGGTCGACAAACTCGCCAAGTACATCGTCGCCGGTGTCAACCGGCTCGGCGGCACGCTGCTGATCCCGGCCCGCACCTTCGCGCAGGTGCTCATCGCCACCAGCGACTCCGTCGTCCTCGGCAGCGAACTCGACGAAGTCGACCTGTACCGGCCCGTGGTGGACATGTACATCTCGGCGATCAAGCTGCCGTGA